One genomic region from Solwaraspora sp. WMMD792 encodes:
- a CDS encoding phage tail sheath subtilisin-like domain-containing protein — protein MPQYLAPGVYVEEVPSAIKPIAGVGTSTAGFIGVVADDVTMPLLPGRAGVTADGTPVPADFHVVAPAGEAQLVDGWETFKNLFGDIQPGNRTLAHAVYGFFNNGGGRCWITRVAAPSAPAPAPAPADADDDDADDAASAPAAAAGSSDDDLIDALATFAAIDEIALVAIPGAVSDAVQTALLDHCENQYLQDRFAILDGRQTTTLTKAAIQGDVRDSSYGAIYYPWIDVGVTDADGNKVYQPPSGHIAGVYARVDTERGVHKAPANEVIRGALGVEALVSKQQQAGLNPDDINVIRKFGGNITIWGARTLAGKDQAEWRYISSRRLFNFLRESIDEGTQWVVFEPNAPELWSKIRRNVSAFLTTVWASGALLGNTPEQAFYVRCDETVNPAAVRDAGQLVVEIGVAMVRPAEFVVFRISQWAGGVQ, from the coding sequence ATGCCGCAGTATCTAGCGCCGGGCGTGTACGTCGAGGAGGTCCCCTCGGCGATCAAGCCGATCGCCGGTGTGGGGACCAGCACCGCCGGCTTCATCGGTGTCGTCGCCGACGACGTCACAATGCCGCTGCTGCCCGGTCGTGCCGGTGTGACGGCGGACGGCACCCCCGTGCCGGCCGACTTCCACGTGGTGGCGCCTGCCGGCGAGGCTCAGCTCGTCGACGGCTGGGAGACGTTCAAGAACCTCTTCGGCGACATCCAGCCCGGCAACCGCACCCTCGCCCACGCCGTGTACGGCTTCTTCAACAACGGTGGCGGCCGCTGCTGGATCACCCGCGTCGCCGCCCCCTCCGCACCCGCACCCGCACCCGCACCCGCCGACGCCGACGATGACGACGCCGACGATGCCGCCTCTGCCCCCGCTGCCGCCGCCGGATCCTCGGACGACGACCTGATCGACGCGTTGGCGACCTTCGCCGCGATCGACGAGATCGCCCTGGTCGCGATCCCCGGCGCGGTGAGCGACGCGGTGCAGACCGCGCTGCTCGACCACTGCGAGAACCAGTACCTGCAGGACCGGTTCGCGATCCTCGACGGTCGGCAGACCACCACGTTGACCAAGGCAGCGATCCAGGGCGACGTCCGGGACAGCAGCTACGGCGCGATCTACTACCCGTGGATCGACGTGGGCGTCACCGACGCCGACGGCAACAAGGTGTACCAGCCGCCGAGCGGGCACATCGCCGGGGTGTACGCCCGCGTGGACACCGAGCGGGGTGTGCACAAAGCGCCGGCCAACGAGGTGATTCGGGGTGCGCTGGGCGTCGAGGCGTTGGTCAGCAAGCAGCAGCAGGCCGGGCTCAACCCGGACGACATCAACGTGATCCGCAAGTTCGGCGGCAACATCACGATCTGGGGTGCCCGTACCCTCGCCGGCAAGGATCAGGCTGAGTGGCGCTACATCTCCTCCCGGCGGCTGTTCAACTTCCTGCGCGAATCGATCGACGAAGGCACCCAGTGGGTGGTCTTCGAGCCGAACGCGCCGGAGCTGTGGTCGAAGATCCGGCGTAACGTCAGTGCCTTCCTGACCACTGTGTGGGCCTCCGGTGCGCTGCTGGGCAACACCCCGGAGCAGGCGTTCTACGTACGCTGTGACGAGACCGTCAACCCGGCCGCGGTCCGCGACGCCGGCCAACTGGTGGTCGAGATCGGGGTGGCGATGGTACGCCCGGCCGAGTTCGTGGTGTTCCGGATCAGCCAGTGGGCCGGCGGGGTCCAGTAG
- a CDS encoding DUF4255 domain-containing protein: protein MFHDLDASLAALVQGELALPGITVSFATPDDQFPPSGVTLPAIAFFLYDVRENHELRTNQWENTRQESGMITRRRVPARVDCSYLVTAWPNDSAPNPAQDEHRLLGDVLRVLLRHREIPADYLRGDLAGQQPPLRAMVTAESQLQGIGEFWQAMGGRPKAVLHYSVTLSVDVFESMPVGPEVTGTVIRVGQGVGHES from the coding sequence GTGTTTCATGATCTGGACGCGTCGCTCGCCGCCCTCGTGCAGGGCGAGCTGGCGCTGCCCGGCATCACCGTCAGCTTCGCCACACCGGACGACCAGTTTCCGCCCTCCGGCGTCACCCTGCCCGCGATCGCGTTCTTCCTCTACGACGTACGGGAGAACCACGAGCTGCGGACCAACCAGTGGGAGAACACCCGGCAGGAGTCCGGGATGATCACCCGTCGGCGGGTGCCGGCCCGGGTCGACTGCTCCTACCTGGTCACCGCCTGGCCCAACGACAGCGCGCCCAACCCGGCGCAGGACGAGCACCGGCTGCTCGGCGACGTACTGCGGGTGCTGCTGCGCCACCGGGAGATTCCCGCCGACTACCTGCGCGGTGACCTGGCCGGGCAGCAGCCACCGCTGCGCGCGATGGTCACCGCCGAGAGCCAACTGCAGGGCATCGGCGAGTTCTGGCAGGCCATGGGCGGTCGACCCAAAGCGGTTCTGCACTACAGCGTCACGCTCAGCGTCGACGTGTTCGAATCCATGCCGGTCGGGCCCGAGGTGACCGGGACGGTCATTCGTGTCGGCCAGGGCGTGGGCCACGAGTCCTGA
- a CDS encoding AAA family ATPase, protein MQVRLFDDVSILRRGQPLNAPPGKALELFGYLLVHRDRTHARESISELLWPGAEPGVARKYLRQALWRLNTSMQDQPNDRRPASDLVVIDPGWVRINPDASCWLDVDAFEQSYAAVRDVPGEALSDDQAQAVEHALKLYRGDLLATWYHDWCGAERDRLRDTYLLMQEQLMGYCEARGLYARGVDLGQTVLRHDAARERTHRQLMRLHYAAGDRIAALRQYDLCTSVVDQEFGVRPSVDTTVLYEQIRADRTADIRPGNGRSVLTVGVSTIVPAPSGGDDLPVGDNRDEVLGSMDGSGYANSTEHLLAELARLDLVLGRQVSRVRKARPRPGGELSTFYVSEAEADALLDGVPDWAPPGDDDPGTAAELDRLSHEIGERVAQSLRDGVGLRLVALAGMFDLAPFDVEVIVACLAPEIDRSYERLYGYLHDDLTRRLPTVDLVLTMLCADRQSRMAARARFAPSAPLLRHRLVTSTEDPTAPVHSLLGNNLRLDPRVVGFLLEDDDLAEQLQPYARIVAPTGTLDDLHFPAEFAATLARLREHAGDDLLVYCQGPYGVGRRSLAAACARHWSAPLLVVSADLLADRPAEEFATLVGLVEREARLQGAVMCWVNADSLLVEQARPRLSLLMSALAAYPAPSFLAGGTTWEPVDLPAGLTFVRLEFPAPGYAERLRIWDDALVGGDQGDLDPAAVAGKFRLTGGQIRDAAATARNLAYARTPDAPGITQDDLYAACRLQSNRKLTDLAQRITPHYGWSDIVLPADRMQQLREIADQARYRALVYESWGFERKLANGRGLAVLFAGPSGTGKTMAADVLAHELGLDLYRIDLSTVVSKYIGETEKNLSRIFEEAATSNAVLFFDEADAMFGKRSQVRDAHDRYANLEVSYLLQRMEQHEGMVILATNLRKNLDDAFTRRLHATVDFPVPEVADRRRIWTQVWPEQAPLDPTVDLDLLARQVDLPGGNIRNIALASAFLAAADEGKVTMAHLLHATRREYQKMGKILSAGEFGADPPNGQVAADRRF, encoded by the coding sequence GTGCAGGTGAGACTCTTCGATGACGTCTCGATCCTCCGACGTGGCCAGCCACTGAACGCTCCGCCCGGCAAGGCCCTCGAGCTGTTCGGCTACCTGCTCGTCCACCGGGACCGGACCCACGCCCGCGAATCCATCTCGGAACTGCTGTGGCCGGGGGCCGAGCCCGGCGTTGCCCGCAAGTACCTGCGCCAGGCACTGTGGCGGCTCAACACGAGCATGCAGGACCAGCCGAACGACCGGCGGCCGGCGAGCGACCTCGTCGTCATCGACCCCGGCTGGGTACGGATCAACCCGGATGCGTCCTGCTGGTTGGATGTGGACGCGTTCGAGCAGAGCTACGCGGCGGTCCGCGACGTGCCCGGCGAAGCGCTCTCCGACGACCAGGCGCAGGCGGTGGAGCATGCGCTGAAGCTCTACCGTGGAGATCTTCTCGCCACCTGGTACCACGACTGGTGCGGTGCCGAACGGGACCGGCTACGCGACACCTACCTGTTGATGCAGGAACAGCTCATGGGCTACTGCGAGGCCCGTGGTCTCTACGCCAGGGGCGTGGACCTCGGTCAGACCGTGCTGCGCCACGACGCGGCGCGCGAGCGGACCCACCGCCAGCTGATGCGGCTGCACTACGCCGCCGGTGACCGGATCGCCGCGCTTCGCCAGTACGATCTGTGTACGTCGGTGGTGGACCAGGAGTTCGGGGTGCGCCCGTCGGTGGACACCACGGTCCTCTACGAGCAGATCCGGGCGGACCGGACGGCGGACATCCGACCGGGGAACGGCCGATCGGTGCTGACGGTCGGCGTATCAACGATCGTGCCGGCCCCTTCCGGCGGCGATGATCTACCGGTCGGGGACAACCGGGACGAGGTGCTGGGATCCATGGACGGTTCGGGGTACGCCAACTCGACGGAACACCTGCTGGCCGAACTCGCCCGGCTCGACCTGGTGCTGGGTAGGCAGGTCAGTCGGGTCCGGAAGGCCCGACCCCGGCCCGGCGGCGAGCTTTCCACCTTCTATGTTTCCGAGGCCGAAGCCGACGCGTTGCTGGACGGTGTACCCGACTGGGCGCCGCCGGGCGACGACGACCCGGGGACCGCCGCCGAGCTGGACAGGTTGTCCCACGAGATCGGCGAGCGGGTGGCACAGAGCCTGCGGGACGGTGTGGGTCTGCGGCTGGTGGCACTGGCCGGAATGTTCGACCTCGCCCCGTTCGACGTCGAAGTGATCGTGGCCTGCCTCGCGCCCGAGATCGACCGGAGCTACGAGCGGCTGTACGGCTACCTGCACGACGATCTGACCCGCCGGCTGCCGACGGTCGATCTCGTTCTCACCATGTTGTGCGCCGACCGTCAGTCACGGATGGCCGCGCGAGCCCGGTTCGCGCCGTCGGCACCGTTGCTCCGCCATCGGCTCGTCACGTCGACAGAGGACCCGACCGCACCGGTGCACTCACTGCTGGGTAACAACCTCCGGTTGGACCCACGGGTCGTCGGCTTCCTGCTGGAAGACGACGACCTCGCCGAGCAGCTTCAGCCGTACGCCCGGATCGTCGCACCGACCGGGACCCTCGACGACCTGCACTTTCCGGCGGAGTTCGCGGCGACCCTGGCCCGGCTGCGGGAGCACGCTGGCGACGACCTGTTGGTCTACTGCCAGGGGCCGTACGGCGTCGGCCGGCGCAGCCTCGCGGCGGCGTGCGCCCGTCACTGGAGCGCGCCGCTGCTGGTGGTGTCCGCCGATCTGCTGGCCGACCGCCCGGCCGAGGAGTTCGCGACCCTGGTTGGCCTGGTCGAGCGGGAAGCCAGGCTGCAGGGCGCGGTCATGTGCTGGGTGAACGCCGACTCCCTGCTGGTCGAGCAGGCCCGGCCACGGCTGTCGCTGCTGATGTCCGCCCTGGCGGCGTACCCTGCTCCGTCGTTCCTGGCCGGTGGCACCACCTGGGAGCCGGTCGACCTGCCGGCGGGCCTGACCTTCGTCCGGCTGGAGTTCCCCGCGCCCGGCTACGCCGAGCGGCTGCGCATCTGGGACGACGCGCTGGTCGGGGGGGACCAGGGTGACCTGGACCCGGCCGCCGTCGCCGGCAAGTTCCGACTCACCGGTGGCCAGATCCGCGACGCCGCGGCGACGGCCCGCAACCTGGCGTACGCCCGGACGCCCGACGCGCCCGGGATCACCCAGGACGACCTGTACGCGGCGTGCCGCCTGCAGTCCAACCGTAAGCTGACCGACCTGGCGCAGCGGATCACGCCGCACTACGGCTGGTCGGACATCGTGCTGCCCGCCGACCGGATGCAGCAGTTGCGGGAGATCGCCGACCAGGCCCGTTACCGGGCCCTGGTCTACGAGTCCTGGGGGTTCGAGCGCAAGCTGGCCAACGGGCGCGGCCTGGCGGTGCTGTTCGCCGGCCCGTCGGGCACCGGCAAGACGATGGCCGCCGACGTGCTGGCCCACGAACTCGGCCTGGACCTCTACCGGATCGACCTGTCGACGGTGGTGAGCAAGTACATCGGCGAGACGGAGAAGAACCTGTCCCGGATCTTCGAAGAGGCGGCCACCAGCAACGCGGTGCTGTTCTTCGACGAGGCCGACGCGATGTTCGGGAAACGTTCCCAGGTCCGTGACGCACACGACCGGTACGCCAATCTGGAGGTCAGCTACCTGCTGCAGCGGATGGAGCAGCACGAGGGCATGGTCATCCTGGCGACGAACCTGCGCAAGAACCTCGATGACGCGTTCACCCGCCGGCTGCACGCCACCGTCGACTTCCCGGTCCCCGAGGTGGCGGACCGTCGCCGCATCTGGACGCAGGTCTGGCCCGAGCAGGCGCCGCTGGACCCGACAGTCGATCTGGACCTGCTGGCCCGGCAGGTCGATCTGCCCGGCGGAAACATCCGAAACATCGCCCTCGCCAGCGCCTTCCTCGCCGCCGCCGACGAGGGCAAGGTGACCATGGCGCATCTGCTCCACGCCACCCGGCGTGAGTATCAGAAGATGGGCAAGATCCTCTCGGCGGGGGAATTCGGCGCCGACCCGCCGAACGGGCAGGTCGCCGCTGATCGGCGCTTCTGA